A genomic window from Lycium barbarum isolate Lr01 chromosome 4, ASM1917538v2, whole genome shotgun sequence includes:
- the LOC132634690 gene encoding mitochondrial import inner membrane translocase subunit Tim13, which yields MDSFSSASSGSSSQYSTNDIMDQVKTQLAQAYAEQFLETVRDKCFDKCITKPGSSLSGSEGSCISRCVDRYIEATGIISKALFSQR from the exons ATGGATTCTTTTTCGTCGGCGTCAAGTGGATCATCGTCCCAATACTCAACGAATGACATAATGGACCAAGTCAAAACACAGCTTGCTCAGGCTTACGCTGAGCAATTTCTCGAG ACGGTGAGGGACAAATGTTTTGACAAGTGCATCACCAAACCAGGGAGTAGTCTAAGTGGGAGCGAGGGTAGTTGCATCTCCAGGTGTGTTGATCGATATATTGAGGCCACTGGTATTATCAGTAAAGCTCTCTTCAGTCAACGCTGA
- the LOC132634689 gene encoding soluble inorganic pyrophosphatase PPA1-like: MSDEVSQQRRAPRLNERILSSLSRRSVAAHPWHDLEIGPEAPKVFNVVIEISKGSKVKYELDKKTGLIKVDRVLYSSMVYPQNYGFIPRTLCEDNDPMDVLVLMQEPVLPGCFLRARAIGLMPMIDQGEKDDKIIAVCADDPEYRHYTDINQLAPHRLAEIRRFFEDYKKLENKEVAVNEFLPPSTAVQAIQYSMDLYAEYILQTLRK, from the exons ATGAGTGATGAGGTATCACAACAAAGACGCGCCCCTCGTTTGAATGAGAGGATCCTCTCATCATTGTCGAGGAGATCTGTTGCTGCTCACCCTTGGCACGATCTCGAGATAGGACCTGAAGCTCCAAAGGTTTTCAATGTT GTCATTGAGATATCGAAAGGCAGTAAAGTCAAATACGAGCTTGACAAGAAAACTGGACTCATTAAG GTTGACCGTGTCCTATACTCATCAATGGTGTACCCACAGAACTATGGCTTCATTCCTCGGACGCTATGTGAAGATAATGACCCCATGGATGTACTAGTCCTCATGCAG GAGCCTGTCCTTCCAGGTTGTTTCCTTCGAGCTAGGGCCATAGGTTTGATGCCTATGATTGATCAG GGTGAGAAGGATGATAAGATAATAGCAGTGTGTGCTGATGATCCAGAATATCGCCACTACACTGATATAAACCAGCTTGCTCCTCACCGGCTGGCAGAAATCCGCCGCTTTTTTGAAGATT ACAAGAAGCTTGAGAACAAGGAGGTAGCTGTTAACGAGTTCCTGCCTCCAAGTACTGCTGTCCAAGCCATCCAATACTCAAT GGACCTTTATGCCGAATACATATTACAGACATTGAGAAAGTAA
- the LOC132634691 gene encoding large ribosomal subunit protein uL11c: MASLSTCNHSGKLSSSFSSSSLKLSSFQRVSVQFFQTHKHSCSLPSTPRPLTVISMAPPKPGGGKAKKVTGIIKLALEAGKATPAPPVGPALGSKGVNIMAFCKDYNARTADKAGYVIPVEITVYDDRSFTFILKTPPASVLLLKAAGAEKGSKDPQREKVGKITIDQLKVIAQEKLPDLNCSTIESAMRIIAGTAANMGIDIDPPILEPKKKELVY, translated from the exons ATGGCGTCTTTATCAACTTGTAATCATTCAGGGAAACTCTCTTCCTCTTTTTCATCTTCATCTCTTAAGTTATCTTCGTTTCAACGCGTGTCTGTTCAGTTCTTTCAGACCCACAAGCACAGTTGTTCTCTTCCTTCCACTCCAAGGCCTCTCACTGTCATTTCCATGGCTCCCCCTAAGCCTGGTGGTGGTAAAGCCAAGAAAG TGACTGGTATTATAAAGCTGGCTCTGGAGGCAGGGAAGGCAACCCCTGCTCCACCAGTAGGGCCGGCGTTGGGTTCGAAAGGTGTTAACATTATGGCATTCTGTAAGGATTACAATGCCAGAACTGCTGATAAAGCTGGATATGTCATTCCTGTCGAAATCACCGTCTATGAC GATAGAAGCTTCACTTTTATCTTGAAGACCCCACCTGCTTCTGTTTTACTGCTCAAGGCTGCAG GAGCGGAAAAAGGTTCGAAGGACCCTCAGAGGGAGAAAGTGGGAAAAATAACTATTGATCAGTTGAAGGTAATTGCTCAAGAGAAGCTCCCAGATCTTAATTGTTCTACAATTGAATCTGCGATGAGGATTATAGCTGGCACTGCAGCAAATATGGGAATTGACATTGACCCTCCGATTCTTGAACCTAAAAAGAAAGAACTTGTGTACTAG